In Reichenbachiella agarivorans, one genomic interval encodes:
- a CDS encoding DUF4625 domain-containing protein — protein MKLNLILLMTIFLLTACDKDDNEVNDDQAPYISDILHDGINVKGDAFETFQGEKLQITIIATDGGFIESMHVTVRQTESTGEGLNTTSLEYNETFTIDQYETATQVVLIAAEISETTDLGVYQIDVEVTDDSGNASISTTSFTLIAATIEQ, from the coding sequence ATGAAATTGAACCTAATCCTATTGATGACTATTTTCCTTTTGACTGCCTGCGACAAGGATGATAATGAAGTGAATGATGACCAAGCACCTTACATTTCGGATATACTACACGATGGTATCAATGTAAAAGGAGATGCTTTTGAAACCTTTCAAGGAGAAAAATTACAAATCACAATCATTGCAACAGATGGAGGATTCATAGAGAGTATGCACGTCACGGTACGACAAACAGAATCCACAGGGGAAGGTTTGAATACCACGTCACTAGAATACAATGAGACTTTCACCATAGACCAATATGAAACTGCTACGCAAGTGGTGCTGATCGCAGCTGAGATTAGTGAGACGACTGACTTGGGCGTATATCAGATTGATGTTGAAGTGACCGATGATTCTGGAAATGCCAGTATTTCTACTACTTCTTTTACGTTGATTGCAGCGACTATTGAGCAATAG
- a CDS encoding sensor histidine kinase yields the protein MSAILETYESFLSISMQIGLKTYSIGRVVLQEPVLEIPERQAVTEYAMSIENTYDWLFTLLALFTCIGAYLIFKFFARRIKIQRSVLQRKVEMRTSEISKQKEELQKQSEELKNAYEEIQMKNMAIEEAFEHLSNSYAKLSDLNREKDGMMSIVAHDLRTPLNNIEGLIHLLTLDGNLNDDQKEYITTIRAVVKRGNEMIRDLLDINQAKKVKPELKITEFSIDQFIKSWKINFDKPLSNKEQKLHISGNYESILVKTDMGILSRIMDNLMSNAMKFSEKGKNIYLDINPINDNLQIILRDEGPGISEADQLKMFKPFVRLSARPTDGEHSNGLGLSIIKSLSQQLGGNVEVQSTLGEGTAFQILIPVLINTPAEKVLD from the coding sequence ATGAGTGCTATTTTAGAAACTTACGAATCTTTCCTTTCTATTTCAATGCAGATTGGGTTGAAGACATACTCCATTGGCAGAGTAGTGTTGCAAGAACCCGTCCTAGAAATACCTGAGCGACAGGCTGTCACAGAGTATGCCATGAGTATAGAAAATACTTATGATTGGCTATTCACACTGTTGGCTCTTTTCACCTGCATAGGTGCCTATTTGATCTTCAAGTTTTTCGCAAGGAGGATAAAAATACAACGCAGTGTACTACAACGAAAAGTAGAAATGCGCACCTCAGAAATTTCAAAACAAAAAGAAGAATTACAAAAACAATCCGAAGAGTTAAAAAATGCCTATGAGGAGATTCAAATGAAGAACATGGCTATCGAAGAAGCCTTCGAACATTTGAGTAACTCCTATGCCAAACTATCAGACCTGAACAGGGAAAAGGATGGAATGATGAGCATTGTAGCGCATGACCTACGGACGCCACTCAACAACATCGAAGGATTGATACATTTGCTCACCCTAGATGGCAATCTCAATGATGACCAAAAAGAATACATCACGACGATCAGAGCTGTGGTCAAACGTGGCAATGAGATGATCCGTGATTTGCTCGATATCAATCAGGCTAAAAAAGTAAAACCAGAATTGAAAATCACAGAATTTTCTATTGATCAATTCATCAAAAGCTGGAAAATCAATTTTGACAAGCCACTAAGCAACAAAGAACAGAAACTCCATATATCTGGCAACTATGAATCCATCTTAGTGAAAACGGATATGGGTATTTTATCCCGAATCATGGACAACTTGATGTCCAACGCGATGAAGTTTTCAGAAAAAGGCAAGAATATTTACCTAGACATCAACCCCATCAACGACAATCTCCAAATCATCCTCAGGGACGAGGGACCTGGAATTAGTGAGGCAGACCAACTCAAGATGTTTAAACCATTTGTAAGACTCAGTGCCAGACCTACTGATGGCGAACATTCCAATGGGCTGGGCTTATCCATCATCAAAAGTCTAAGCCAACAACTAGGAGGAAATGTAGAAGTTCAAAGTACCTTGGGAGAAGGTACTGCCTTTCAAATCTTGATTCCTGTATTGATCAATACCCCTGCAGAAAAAGTCTTAGACTAA
- the katG gene encoding catalase/peroxidase HPI, whose amino-acid sequence MEKSSNSQKSLDTNDSSAKCPFMHGAHDRAAGGGTSNREWWPNMLKLNILRQNSTLSNPMDEKFDYAKEFKSLDLKAVKQDIFDLMTDSQEWWPADYGHYGPLFIRMAWHSAGTYRIADGRGGAGSGSQRFAPLNSWPDNANLDKARLLLWPIKQKYGKKLSWADLMILTGNCALESMGLKTFGFGGGREDVWEPEEDVYWGAESEWLGDKRYTGDRDLENPLAAVQMGLIYVNPEGPNGNPDPLAAARDIRETFGRMAMNDYETVALIAGGHTFGKTHGAADPGKYIAAEPAGATIEEQGLGWKNSFGTGNAGSTITSGLEGAWTTTPTQWSNNFFENLFGYEWELTKSPAGAHQWRPKDGAGAGLVPDAHDPAKKHAPFMLTTDLALRVDPAYEKVSRHFFENPDEFADAFSRAWYKLTHRDMGPIVRYLGPEVPTEELIWQDPIPAVTHPLIDAADISSLKSKILASGLSVSQLVSTAWASASTFRGSDKRGGANGARVRLAPQKDWEVNNPAQLAKVLQTLESIQRDFNNAQSSKKVSIADLIVLGGCAAIELAAKNGGHEVTVPFTPGRADALLEQTDVDAFGPLEPRGDGFRNYYQSGYAVSSEELLVDKAQLLTLTAPEMTVLVGGMRVLNANFDRSAHGVFTKQPEVLSNDFFVNLLDLGTTWKSTSDKQDLFEGRDRRTGAVKWTGTRVDLIFGSNSELRALAEVYSYEDSKAQFVADFVAAWDKVMNLDRFDLD is encoded by the coding sequence ATGGAAAAATCCAGTAATTCTCAAAAATCATTAGATACCAATGACAGCAGTGCCAAATGTCCATTCATGCATGGAGCACATGATCGTGCAGCAGGTGGTGGCACCAGCAACCGCGAATGGTGGCCCAACATGCTGAAACTAAATATCCTCCGTCAAAATTCTACTTTGTCCAATCCCATGGATGAGAAATTTGATTACGCCAAGGAGTTCAAATCTCTAGACCTCAAAGCGGTGAAGCAGGATATATTTGATTTGATGACTGATTCTCAGGAATGGTGGCCAGCAGATTATGGTCATTATGGGCCGCTGTTTATTCGGATGGCCTGGCATAGCGCAGGAACCTATCGGATCGCTGATGGTCGTGGAGGTGCTGGCTCTGGGTCGCAGCGTTTTGCACCACTCAACAGTTGGCCCGACAATGCCAATCTCGACAAAGCACGCCTCTTGCTCTGGCCTATCAAACAAAAATATGGCAAGAAACTCTCTTGGGCTGATTTGATGATTCTCACTGGCAATTGTGCCTTGGAATCGATGGGATTGAAAACTTTCGGTTTCGGAGGAGGACGTGAAGATGTCTGGGAACCTGAGGAAGACGTGTACTGGGGTGCAGAATCCGAGTGGTTGGGAGACAAAAGGTACACAGGGGATCGTGACTTAGAAAACCCGCTTGCTGCCGTACAGATGGGATTGATCTATGTGAATCCAGAAGGGCCTAATGGAAATCCCGACCCGTTGGCTGCCGCACGAGATATCAGAGAGACATTTGGCCGCATGGCCATGAATGATTACGAAACTGTAGCCCTCATCGCAGGTGGTCATACCTTTGGTAAGACCCATGGAGCGGCTGATCCTGGCAAGTACATAGCAGCTGAGCCAGCAGGAGCAACAATAGAGGAGCAAGGTCTCGGTTGGAAAAACAGCTTTGGTACAGGCAATGCTGGTAGCACGATTACGAGTGGGCTAGAAGGTGCATGGACTACAACTCCTACCCAATGGAGTAACAATTTCTTTGAGAACTTGTTTGGGTACGAGTGGGAGTTGACGAAGAGTCCCGCGGGAGCGCACCAGTGGAGACCAAAAGATGGTGCAGGTGCTGGTTTGGTGCCAGATGCACATGATCCAGCCAAAAAACATGCTCCGTTCATGCTGACTACAGACCTCGCACTGCGTGTTGATCCTGCTTATGAAAAAGTGTCAAGACATTTCTTCGAAAACCCTGATGAGTTTGCAGATGCTTTTTCGCGTGCGTGGTACAAATTGACGCACCGTGACATGGGACCTATTGTTCGCTATTTGGGGCCAGAGGTGCCTACGGAAGAATTGATATGGCAAGATCCGATTCCAGCAGTTACACACCCATTGATTGATGCGGCTGATATCTCCTCACTAAAGAGCAAAATTTTAGCATCTGGGCTATCTGTTTCGCAGTTGGTTTCTACCGCTTGGGCTTCGGCCTCTACATTTAGAGGGTCAGACAAGCGAGGAGGTGCCAATGGCGCAAGAGTTCGTTTGGCACCTCAAAAGGATTGGGAAGTAAACAATCCAGCGCAATTGGCCAAGGTATTACAAACCCTTGAGTCGATCCAAAGGGATTTCAACAATGCACAATCTAGCAAAAAGGTATCCATTGCCGACTTGATTGTATTGGGAGGTTGTGCTGCCATAGAGCTAGCTGCCAAAAATGGAGGACATGAAGTGACGGTACCCTTCACTCCTGGACGCGCCGATGCCTTACTTGAGCAAACCGATGTAGATGCCTTTGGTCCCTTGGAGCCACGTGGAGATGGATTCCGCAACTATTACCAGTCTGGGTATGCAGTATCTTCTGAAGAGTTGCTAGTTGACAAAGCTCAGCTCTTGACACTCACAGCACCTGAGATGACAGTATTGGTAGGAGGAATGCGGGTCTTGAATGCCAACTTTGATCGCTCCGCGCATGGAGTCTTTACCAAGCAACCGGAAGTGCTGAGCAATGACTTCTTCGTCAATTTGCTGGATTTGGGTACTACATGGAAGTCGACATCCGACAAGCAGGATTTGTTTGAAGGCAGAGATCGAAGAACTGGAGCAGTCAAGTGGACAGGTACACGAGTTGATTTGATCTTTGGATCAAATTCCGAACTGCGTGCACTTGCCGAAGTGTACAGCTACGAGGATTCTAAGGCACAGTTCGTGGCGGATTTTGTAGCAGCATGGGACAAGGTGATGAACCTTGACCGTTTTGACTTGGATTAA
- a CDS encoding PIN domain-containing protein, translating to MASKIFVDTDVIIDLLIDRQPHADAASLIFDLAEKKKLQIHTSSLCLNNVHYIVRKELGDKRTRAIIGELLEIIEVLSVSGTNIENAVNSEFKDFEDAIQHSVAIENKNISAIVTRNTKDYKKSQIPVFNTEMYVKMVFKEG from the coding sequence ATGGCATCTAAAATCTTCGTTGACACTGATGTCATAATTGATCTGCTTATAGACAGACAACCACATGCAGATGCAGCCTCTTTAATTTTTGATTTAGCGGAGAAAAAGAAATTACAAATACATACCTCTTCTCTTTGCCTTAACAACGTTCACTACATTGTTCGTAAAGAACTTGGAGACAAACGAACCCGAGCGATTATTGGTGAATTACTTGAAATTATCGAAGTACTGAGCGTATCAGGAACCAACATCGAAAATGCTGTAAATAGTGAATTCAAAGATTTTGAAGATGCTATCCAACATTCCGTAGCGATCGAAAACAAAAACATTTCTGCAATCGTAACTAGAAACACCAAAGACTACAAGAAGTCTCAAATACCGGTATTCAACACCGAAATGTATGTTAAAATGGTATTTAAAGAGGGATAA
- a CDS encoding saccharopine dehydrogenase family protein — MGLYKLPVRYEHDPRMNPQKILVLGAGRSSSVLIDFLLDHASDNQWLVTVGDMDLSLARDRVNGHPHGVALAFDITHPEQKREVAHFDLVISMLPASFHLIVAELCAAAGINMLTASYVSDEIKALSETFEKNGAGLIMEMGLDPGIDHMSAMKVLDRIKGAGAELRTFETFTGGLLAPSNDDNPWKYKFTWNPRNVVLAGQGYVKFLQEGKYKYIPYQKLFKRTEVIHIPEHGYFEGYANRDSLKYLDAYKLRGIQTLYRGTLRRTGFCRAWDIFVQLGATDDTFQMQNVSEMTHRQFINSFLSYNPNDSVELKLAHYMNLDMESEEMYKLKWLGMFEEELVGLDKGSPAQVLEHILKKKWTIQPDDKDMIVMWHKFEYVEDGKLKKLQSYMAVEGEDAIHTAMAKTVGLPLAVTAKLILQGKLVVSGVQIPTERSVYEPVLAELENHGINFTELETN, encoded by the coding sequence ATGGGTTTGTATAAATTGCCTGTCCGATATGAACATGATCCACGTATGAACCCCCAAAAAATTCTTGTATTAGGCGCAGGCAGATCGTCTTCGGTGCTGATAGATTTCCTCCTAGACCATGCCAGCGACAACCAATGGCTCGTCACTGTGGGAGACATGGATCTGTCTCTTGCCCGTGACCGAGTGAATGGCCATCCGCATGGTGTGGCACTGGCCTTTGACATTACCCATCCTGAGCAAAAGCGTGAGGTTGCCCACTTTGATTTGGTCATCTCGATGCTGCCCGCCTCCTTTCATCTCATCGTAGCAGAACTGTGCGCTGCAGCTGGTATCAATATGCTGACTGCCTCTTATGTGAGTGATGAAATCAAAGCCCTGTCCGAGACCTTTGAGAAAAACGGTGCGGGCTTGATCATGGAGATGGGACTAGACCCAGGGATCGACCACATGTCAGCCATGAAGGTGCTGGACCGAATCAAAGGGGCTGGCGCAGAGTTGAGAACCTTTGAGACTTTCACAGGCGGACTCTTAGCGCCTAGCAACGATGACAATCCATGGAAGTACAAGTTCACCTGGAATCCCCGCAATGTGGTCTTGGCGGGGCAGGGCTATGTGAAGTTTTTGCAAGAAGGAAAATACAAATACATTCCGTATCAAAAGCTTTTTAAAAGAACGGAGGTAATACATATTCCTGAGCATGGCTATTTCGAGGGATACGCCAACCGAGATTCGCTCAAATACTTGGACGCTTACAAATTGCGAGGCATTCAGACCTTGTACAGAGGGACTTTGCGCCGTACGGGCTTTTGTCGGGCGTGGGATATTTTTGTGCAACTGGGAGCAACGGACGATACTTTTCAGATGCAGAATGTGAGCGAGATGACCCACCGTCAATTCATCAATTCTTTTCTGTCCTACAACCCCAACGATTCGGTAGAGCTAAAGCTCGCCCACTACATGAACCTCGACATGGAGTCGGAGGAGATGTACAAGCTGAAGTGGCTAGGGATGTTTGAGGAAGAACTCGTGGGACTGGACAAAGGAAGCCCGGCGCAAGTACTGGAGCACATCCTCAAGAAAAAATGGACGATTCAGCCAGACGACAAAGACATGATCGTGATGTGGCACAAGTTCGAATATGTAGAAGATGGAAAGCTCAAAAAACTACAGTCCTACATGGCTGTAGAGGGAGAAGATGCCATCCATACTGCGATGGCCAAAACGGTCGGTTTGCCGCTGGCAGTCACCGCAAAGCTGATCCTACAGGGTAAGTTGGTCGTGTCTGGCGTGCAGATACCGACGGAGCGATCTGTCTACGAACCTGTGCTGGCAGAGCTGGAAAACCATGGTATTAATTTCACCGAGCTAGAAACAAATTGA
- a CDS encoding HAD-IIA family hydrolase, whose translation MEIQEFKNVVKNYDVVFFDAYGVLKNSSGMIPHIEKTFEYLINNNIEFYILTNDASRGPKSLAKSYIDAGLTMINEDKIISSGMLAREYLKTKVADGKVAYLGTKQSAHYLEETGLKALSIADLDLNNIADVNALVFLDDEGFDWHTDLNKLVNLLRLRNIPVIVANTDRSYPISDRMVAIAVGSIADMIEKITGRKFIKFGKPDSSMFIFAYQHTIKAQEVGKEKILMVGDTLITDIIGGNKFGIDTALVLTGNTLPEHYMDRIKALGIIPDHVCHSAVVY comes from the coding sequence ATGGAAATTCAGGAATTTAAAAATGTAGTGAAGAATTATGACGTGGTGTTCTTTGATGCCTACGGCGTGTTAAAAAATTCCAGTGGGATGATCCCACATATTGAGAAGACTTTTGAATACCTGATCAATAACAATATCGAGTTTTACATCTTGACCAATGACGCATCCAGAGGGCCAAAATCCCTTGCCAAAAGCTATATCGATGCAGGGCTCACGATGATCAATGAGGACAAGATCATCTCGTCAGGCATGCTCGCTCGTGAATACCTCAAAACCAAAGTCGCTGATGGAAAAGTCGCCTACCTCGGCACCAAACAATCCGCACATTATCTGGAAGAAACAGGGCTCAAAGCACTATCCATAGCAGACCTAGACCTCAACAACATAGCAGATGTCAATGCGCTGGTATTCCTAGATGACGAAGGTTTTGACTGGCATACTGATTTAAATAAACTGGTCAATTTGCTCCGTCTCAGAAACATCCCTGTCATAGTTGCCAATACGGATAGGTCTTATCCTATATCCGACAGAATGGTGGCCATAGCAGTAGGAAGCATCGCTGATATGATCGAAAAAATCACCGGTAGAAAATTTATCAAATTTGGCAAGCCCGATTCGAGTATGTTCATCTTTGCCTACCAACATACGATCAAAGCGCAAGAGGTTGGCAAAGAAAAAATACTGATGGTGGGCGACACCTTGATCACCGATATTATAGGTGGCAACAAGTTTGGAATTGATACAGCACTCGTGCTCACAGGCAACACCCTGCCAGAACACTACATGGATCGAATCAAAGCCTTGGGAATCATACCAGATCATGTATGTCACTCTGCTGTGGTTTATTAA
- a CDS encoding DUF6364 family protein, with protein MNTKLTLTLEKEIIEEAKKYASKRGRSLSEMVENYFKYITESKTQSAATEELSPRVQKLRGVLKVDSSFNYKNNLNEAKDEKHGI; from the coding sequence ATGAACACTAAATTGACTCTAACTCTTGAAAAAGAGATTATCGAAGAAGCTAAAAAATATGCTTCAAAGAGAGGAAGAAGCTTATCTGAAATGGTAGAGAACTATTTCAAATACATAACCGAATCGAAAACTCAATCAGCAGCTACAGAAGAACTATCTCCAAGAGTACAGAAATTAAGAGGTGTTCTAAAAGTAGATTCTTCATTTAACTACAAAAACAACCTTAACGAAGCTAAAGACGAAAAACATGGCATCTAA
- a CDS encoding TonB-dependent receptor family protein, with the protein MMRIIFSLIALLWAGQALCQSADSTDVVLEEITISSDLFEHETIDFGGSVTGVTPKQINRADQLYLQPVLNAVPGVYMQSGTLSTNRITIRGIGARSPFGTDKVKAYLNEIPLSTGEGETTVEDIDFATLQGVEVYRGPTSTVYGAGLGGAIHFQTKKPQDHSSATADAMFGSFGLQRYNLSAEVADTRKSLNLLYQDVHSDGYRDNNRYDRQSITALGSVAVREHSDVTLYFNYTDLESQIPSSLSLEDYENNPESAAAVWGGVNGKETSERFRLGLSLHTRYDPRMQSDLTVFMNGSNAAETRPTFLGNLATDQFNTGLRAKLKRSFLPQNQLQVVLGVEGFWEQYRYQEFVNDGGQNGDQTRDFDQVRKYGNAFVATEYYPSDRWIISAGLNFNASRYNLDDHLQSGAANQSADYGFDPMFSPKLSILRKITESVSAYALVSHGFSLPSFEQTLYPGGQINRDLTPESGWNYELGLKGDAWDRSLYFEVVGYWMRTKDLIVNQTINEVQVGINAGSANHQGLELLLNHKTIQSTNFQLGQRVSYTVMNYHFDEFVEGSNDYSGNRMTGVPSYTLDYALDFNWALGLYGNVNYQRVGSMSILDDSSIYTDAYSLLNAKVGYQHTLGALTLNLYAGVNNLTDTKYASMLQINASSGRYYYPGLPINYFGGLKVSYAF; encoded by the coding sequence ATGATGAGAATCATTTTTAGTCTAATTGCACTCCTATGGGCTGGTCAGGCTCTCTGTCAATCCGCTGATTCTACGGATGTGGTTTTGGAAGAAATCACCATATCGTCAGATTTGTTTGAGCATGAGACCATCGATTTTGGAGGGTCGGTCACTGGTGTGACGCCTAAGCAAATCAACCGCGCAGATCAGCTGTACCTACAACCCGTGTTGAACGCCGTACCTGGCGTCTATATGCAGTCAGGGACACTCAGCACCAACCGAATCACCATCAGAGGCATAGGTGCTCGTTCGCCTTTTGGGACGGACAAAGTCAAGGCCTATCTCAATGAAATTCCGCTCTCGACAGGGGAAGGCGAAACCACTGTGGAAGACATTGATTTTGCGACCTTACAAGGTGTGGAGGTTTACCGTGGGCCGACCTCTACCGTCTATGGTGCAGGACTCGGTGGTGCCATTCATTTCCAAACCAAGAAACCTCAGGATCACTCTAGTGCCACAGCAGACGCCATGTTTGGGTCTTTTGGTTTGCAGAGGTACAATCTCAGCGCAGAAGTGGCGGACACACGCAAAAGCCTCAACCTACTCTACCAAGATGTGCATAGCGATGGCTACCGTGACAACAACCGCTATGACCGTCAGTCGATCACTGCATTGGGGTCTGTAGCGGTTAGGGAGCATTCAGATGTGACGCTGTACTTCAATTACACAGATTTGGAATCACAGATCCCTAGTTCACTGAGTCTGGAGGACTATGAAAACAATCCCGAGTCTGCGGCCGCCGTCTGGGGAGGTGTCAACGGCAAAGAAACCAGCGAGCGCTTTCGTCTGGGACTGTCTCTCCATACACGCTACGATCCTCGGATGCAAAGTGATCTCACTGTATTTATGAATGGCAGCAATGCCGCGGAGACCCGACCGACTTTCTTGGGCAATCTAGCGACGGATCAGTTCAACACAGGCCTCCGCGCCAAGCTAAAGCGCAGCTTCTTGCCTCAAAATCAATTGCAGGTCGTATTGGGTGTTGAGGGATTTTGGGAGCAATACAGGTACCAAGAGTTCGTCAATGATGGAGGACAAAACGGTGACCAAACGAGAGATTTTGACCAAGTCAGGAAATATGGGAATGCTTTCGTGGCTACCGAGTACTATCCGTCGGATCGATGGATTATCTCTGCAGGATTGAACTTCAATGCATCGAGATACAACCTTGATGATCATCTGCAGTCAGGAGCTGCCAATCAAAGTGCCGACTATGGCTTTGATCCGATGTTTTCTCCCAAGCTGAGTATCCTCAGGAAAATCACTGAGTCGGTATCTGCTTATGCTTTGGTCTCTCATGGTTTTTCACTGCCTTCATTCGAGCAGACTTTGTATCCTGGCGGTCAAATCAACCGAGACCTGACACCTGAGTCTGGCTGGAACTATGAGTTGGGATTGAAAGGTGATGCATGGGATCGCAGTTTGTATTTCGAAGTGGTGGGCTACTGGATGCGAACCAAAGACTTGATTGTGAATCAGACGATCAATGAGGTGCAGGTGGGAATCAATGCAGGCAGTGCCAATCATCAAGGACTGGAGCTGCTGCTGAACCACAAGACCATCCAAAGCACCAATTTTCAATTGGGTCAACGGGTATCCTATACAGTCATGAATTATCATTTTGATGAGTTTGTAGAAGGTAGCAATGACTACTCTGGCAACCGCATGACAGGCGTGCCGAGCTATACGCTGGACTATGCCTTGGACTTTAATTGGGCACTCGGGCTTTATGGCAATGTCAACTACCAGCGTGTAGGGTCTATGTCGATCTTGGATGACAGCAGCATCTACACAGATGCCTATTCTTTGCTCAACGCCAAGGTCGGATACCAGCACACGCTAGGCGCTTTGACCTTGAATCTCTACGCGGGCGTCAACAATCTGACCGATACCAAATATGCCAGTATGCTCCAGATCAATGCCAGCTCAGGACGCTATTATTACCCCGGACTACCAATCAACTATTTCGGTGGACTCAAGGTGAGCTATGCGTTTTGA
- a CDS encoding DUF6414 family protein, with translation MKSIKDLIYFDTDKAKSLISQLNDGLISEISRAIEDETEESAGLGFDVKIVKGSLGDKTKERSLRTEKIELYHEMLNTIEHDLLEKNLLTPINETFDNWKGSFNDFMDEIPNFNYIKATGWASFEDFERFKRILSNFNEIQRLIFTSQLLETPEYRSLQDQIEQAKKTANQNSDRNLKAKDLNKIKALEKKIDDILKEQSSIHLFDEDWVERVRTFLDTFSPERLNFRLLPLDHFGDFQILSNLKAKFMLDGNFENTIFTYGSRPNIKLSVIGIITSCPRKDDPRVHPSDEYLAYSDDELSDEGQFDKAFRRVFDSFEAFEKFFFVPSFPKIAISPIAIYREVKFEK, from the coding sequence ATGAAATCAATTAAAGACTTAATATACTTCGATACAGATAAGGCCAAGTCATTAATAAGCCAATTGAACGATGGACTTATAAGTGAAATCTCAAGAGCAATCGAAGATGAAACTGAAGAGTCGGCAGGTCTTGGTTTTGATGTTAAGATAGTAAAAGGAAGCCTAGGTGATAAAACAAAGGAACGTTCCTTAAGAACTGAAAAAATAGAGCTTTATCACGAAATGCTTAATACAATTGAGCATGATTTGTTGGAGAAAAACTTACTAACTCCGATAAATGAAACCTTTGATAATTGGAAGGGCTCATTCAATGATTTCATGGATGAGATTCCTAACTTCAACTATATCAAAGCAACAGGGTGGGCAAGTTTTGAGGATTTTGAGAGATTCAAAAGAATACTTTCTAATTTCAACGAAATCCAAAGATTAATATTTACATCACAACTACTAGAAACCCCTGAGTATCGTTCACTTCAAGATCAAATTGAACAGGCTAAAAAAACAGCTAATCAGAACTCAGACAGAAATCTAAAAGCAAAGGACCTTAACAAAATAAAAGCCCTTGAAAAGAAAATAGATGATATTCTAAAAGAACAAAGTAGCATTCATCTGTTTGATGAAGATTGGGTTGAAAGAGTTAGGACATTCTTAGACACATTTTCTCCTGAAAGATTAAACTTTAGACTACTTCCATTAGATCATTTTGGAGACTTTCAGATTTTATCTAACCTCAAGGCTAAATTTATGCTTGACGGCAACTTTGAAAACACCATTTTCACTTATGGATCAAGGCCGAATATCAAATTAAGCGTAATAGGAATTATTACATCATGCCCAAGAAAAGATGACCCAAGGGTTCACCCAAGTGATGAATATCTAGCCTATTCAGATGATGAACTCTCTGATGAAGGCCAGTTTGACAAGGCATTTAGAAGAGTGTTTGATTCCTTTGAGGCATTTGAGAAATTCTTCTTTGTTCCAAGCTTTCCGAAAATAGCAATTAGCCCAATAGCTATCTACAGGGAAGTGAAGTTCGAAAAGTAA
- a CDS encoding HU family DNA-binding protein translates to MSVQYKVTERINPTDLTLPKKFYARINNGDDVSFDELVDLISKVSNLNYGTVVGAIGTLIEVIEMQLIHGRKVRLSNLGTLFLTLSSQGTDTQEEFRSGNINGARIRFRPGPRLQKLIKKLEYEKVSLASNTTPAA, encoded by the coding sequence ATGTCAGTACAATATAAAGTAACTGAGCGCATCAATCCGACGGATCTTACGCTCCCAAAAAAGTTTTATGCCAGAATCAACAATGGCGATGATGTCAGTTTTGACGAATTGGTTGATCTCATCAGCAAAGTATCCAATCTCAACTACGGCACGGTCGTAGGTGCCATCGGGACGCTGATAGAGGTCATAGAGATGCAACTCATCCACGGTAGAAAGGTGAGATTGAGCAATCTGGGTACCCTATTTTTGACTTTGAGTAGTCAGGGTACAGATACGCAGGAGGAGTTTCGCTCAGGCAATATCAATGGTGCCAGAATCAGGTTCAGACCCGGTCCACGGCTTCAGAAATTGATCAAAAAGTTGGAGTACGAAAAGGTAAGCTTGGCCAGTAATACAACGCCAGCTGCTTAA